The Chitinophagales bacterium genomic sequence GAACCGAAATACACCGGGTGACGGAAAGTTTGACCCCAGCTATTTCCCTAGTGATATAGAGCTACAGGTGGGCCGTGTAGACTTTTATGACATGCCGGCTTTCAGTAAGACGGAGGAAGTACTCATGAAAAGCTATCTGAACAAAGCACACCAATATAAGATCGGTGCCTTAAATGTCATCAAACGTGGTATTGTTGATGACAATTTCAAAACCTACCAGGAAGGTTTCGCAGGCAATGGCTGGCGGAATATTTCCGTCATGGTAGGCATTGACAGTGTATTCGCGAAAGATATAGTCACTACGCTGAATACAGATTTCTATCAATGGGCCTATGGCTGTGGTGGCGGCACCTATACCAGTTGCGGAGGTGTAGGCACTACCAATGATATTGCGGCAGGCAATATGAAAGCCATCTTCACGATGTTTTTCGGTAGCTACTTTGGCGACTGGAATTACACCAACAACTTTCTCAGGGCACCTCTCTGTGCCAATGAACCATCATTAGCCTCATTCTGGAGCGGCAGGCCTAACTGGCCGTTGCATCATATGGCATTGGGAGAGACCATAGGTTACTCTACACGCTTATCGCAAAACAACTACTCTTTATATGAAACGCCTATACCATCGCTGGCAAGAACAGTTAATATGGCACTGATGGGCGACCCCAGCCTTCGGACGGAATATGTAAAGCCAGTGCCTACTGTATTGACAACAGCCAACCCGGCTGCCGGAGCCGTAATAAACTGGACAGCAAGCCCAGAACCCAATGTGAGCGGATACTATGTATACAGGTCTGATGCTGAATACGGAGAATACAAACTGCGCTCCGGCCTGGTTACCGGAACAAGCTATACTGATTCATTTGGAACAGATGGTACCTATTGGTATATGGTACGTGCCTGCAAGCTGACCACTACCCCATCCGGCACTTACTATAATATGAGTATCGGTACTGCAAAATCAGGCACATTCAAATATCCATATTTTGATGTAAGCGTTCAATACATTTCGGCATTGACAGAGGTTCAGGTATATCCTAATCCTGCCCGTGAGTCGGTACAGCTCCGCATTAACAGTATCAGGCAATCAGATGCCTATGTTACGATAACAGATATCCAGGGGCGTGTGCAAGAAGCCGCTAATATTACATTGCAAACCGGAGAAAATGCTATGCAATTCAACATCAGTAACCTACCGGCAGGAATGTATATGGTGAACATAAACACCGGAACTGAAAAAAGAACAGTTAAGCTGGCCAAAACATATTAACAGCCGGCGGTACTAACAGGTAATTTGATTTTTTATTACATTTGATGACTGTTCAAAAAAACGAGCTAAAAGGATAAAATACATATGAAAAAAACAATACTTTTCATCGCAGCCGGGTTACTGACCATCACTGTATTGCCCTCTTGCAATAAATCATATACCTGTGAGTGCCTGAAAACCAATGGCAGCAAAGACGTGCATACCGTTATCTCAATAAACAGAACTCAGGCTCAGAAGGACTGCAATGAATACGGCCTTGTTGGTTATTGCGACATTAAAGAATAAACATTTTATACTTATCATATTGAAGAGCCTGTGCTATGCGCAGGCTCTTTTTGCTTCTCCACAATTCCCCCTTTATTTCACCGTTAAGGTCTTATTATCTTATGTATTTTTGACACAACATATGCTATGAAAAGAATATTACCATTATTGCTGTCTTTTATTTTTCCTTTGTTTTGCCATGCGCAAAGTACAGATACGATACATGTATATTTTGACCTTGCGGTATCATCTCTAAACAGCCAAACACGGTCGCAACTGGACTCTCTTGCTTATTATGATATATTACCAACAAATAAGAAATACGGCATTATAGGTTATGCTGATTACCTGGGTACAGAAGAGTCGAATATTACCTTGTCTCAAAAAAGGGCAGATGCTGTTGAAAAGTACCTGCAAGGGCTTGGCGTAAGGCCTGAACTGATAGAAACGGTAACAGGCAAAGGTGAGATCAGTCGTGAAATGACAGGGGCTGAAGGCTACCCTACTGACAGGCGGGTAGATATTGTTATCGGAGGATTTAAAGAAAAGCCGAGCACTCCACGCACTATATCTAATGATGGCAACTTGTGGAAAGTATACTTTGAAGAACAGACGACAAAAGAAAACAGTGGCATCAAACTAAAACCCGGGCAGGACGCAATAATTGCACATTTATGTGATTACCTTAAGAAGAACGGCAAGGTAAATATCATGATAGCCGGTCATGCAATCGGCAAGAACGAAACTGTACTGGTATCGGATAGCAGAGCCAAATATGTGGCATTCAGGCTGAACCAATGCGGCATTCACCAATCCCGTATCCGTACTGTTGCTTTCGGCTTAACTCAAAACATACCCAACGGAAGCAAAGAAGATGACTTCAGGCGGGCCATCATCACTATTGACAGTGGAATTAAAAAACCGGAGCCTGCAGCTCAACCAAAAATAGACATATCAAAGGTCGCCAAAAATGAGACGATAAGGCTGGATAATATATTCTTCCTGCCCGGCAGTCACATGATCAGGGAAGAATCAGCTGAAACGCTTTTTAACCTGTATACTACGATGAAGTTCAATCCAACCCTGAAAATCAACATAGAAGGCCATATCTGCTGCCTGACCAACACTACCGAAGACGGTTATGACTATGACGAAAAGGAATATGGCCTGTCGAAGAACCGTGCCAGGGCGGTATATGAATATCTTACAGACAAAGGCATTGAACCTGATCGTATGACCTATGAAGGATTCGGTATTCAACAACCATTAAAATGGCCGGAAAGGTCTTTGGCCGATGAGAATATGAACCGTCGTGTTGAAATAAGGATCATTGATAAATAGCTTTGAACTTTATAAACATTATCTATATAACAGCGGCAACAAACCTTATTTATTTTCGTTTGTTTAAATATTGTCTGTAATGGTGCAGGCAATATTTAAACAGAATAGTCATGGACAACTTAATTGCTGTATGCAATAATCACTTAGCCGCTGTACAAGCCGTAGGTGCATTAAAAGAGCAGAATCACTTAACCTCCAAACAACTATCTATCATAGGTAAGGCAGATAAAGCCAGGAATGCTATCATACTTGATGATGATGACGTATCAAAAGTAACCACAACAGAGGCAGGTATTGGCGTAGCCCTCGGGTCTGCATTGGGTATATTAACAGGAGTAGGCATATTCGCTATTCCCGGGCTTGGCTTTTTGTATGGAGCGGGCGCACTCATCGGCGGTATAGCGGGATTTGACCTGGGCCTGATAGGTGGTGGTATAGTATCAGCCCTTACCGTAGCCGGCATAAAAATAAATGAAACCCATAGCTATGATGAGGACATCAAACAAGGCAAATTCCTGGTTGTTGTACAAGGCACGAAAGAAGTGGTGAATGCTGCAAAAA encodes the following:
- a CDS encoding T9SS type A sorting domain-containing protein, yielding MKQFFTFLCAMLSVSAMAQPTAYYALRINATTQATPNPTVTLRWVCPPGTGTTYIYRKAKTATAWGAAIAQLPDATLSYIDNKVAAGGAYEYYIKKTDSTGAHGYIYAGINEPAIHYRGAMILLVDDAFTNTCSTEIATLMKDLSGDGWKVIRKDFPRTATVATVKSYITATAQADTSVEGVYILGHIAVPYSGELNPDGHKDHIGAWPADAYYGELNGTWTDASVNNTTSANTLNRNTPGDGKFDPSYFPSDIELQVGRVDFYDMPAFSKTEEVLMKSYLNKAHQYKIGALNVIKRGIVDDNFKTYQEGFAGNGWRNISVMVGIDSVFAKDIVTTLNTDFYQWAYGCGGGTYTSCGGVGTTNDIAAGNMKAIFTMFFGSYFGDWNYTNNFLRAPLCANEPSLASFWSGRPNWPLHHMALGETIGYSTRLSQNNYSLYETPIPSLARTVNMALMGDPSLRTEYVKPVPTVLTTANPAAGAVINWTASPEPNVSGYYVYRSDAEYGEYKLRSGLVTGTSYTDSFGTDGTYWYMVRACKLTTTPSGTYYNMSIGTAKSGTFKYPYFDVSVQYISALTEVQVYPNPARESVQLRINSIRQSDAYVTITDIQGRVQEAANITLQTGENAMQFNISNLPAGMYMVNINTGTEKRTVKLAKTY
- a CDS encoding OmpA family protein; protein product: MKRILPLLLSFIFPLFCHAQSTDTIHVYFDLAVSSLNSQTRSQLDSLAYYDILPTNKKYGIIGYADYLGTEESNITLSQKRADAVEKYLQGLGVRPELIETVTGKGEISREMTGAEGYPTDRRVDIVIGGFKEKPSTPRTISNDGNLWKVYFEEQTTKENSGIKLKPGQDAIIAHLCDYLKKNGKVNIMIAGHAIGKNETVLVSDSRAKYVAFRLNQCGIHQSRIRTVAFGLTQNIPNGSKEDDFRRAIITIDSGIKKPEPAAQPKIDISKVAKNETIRLDNIFFLPGSHMIREESAETLFNLYTTMKFNPTLKINIEGHICCLTNTTEDGYDYDEKEYGLSKNRARAVYEYLTDKGIEPDRMTYEGFGIQQPLKWPERSLADENMNRRVEIRIIDK